A single window of Lacerta agilis isolate rLacAgi1 chromosome 12, rLacAgi1.pri, whole genome shotgun sequence DNA harbors:
- the LOC117055464 gene encoding replication initiator 1-like, whose translation MATYLYLEPVRAVNVLSDLLGTARIDATLAANLSSAEKGLDQCMKPKAAQSFSSLPRPLAQEPRISSSSSPLEAAQQRKAARGGQSSSCQKPPRLLLLQLQEVENSPRLRLQLLPACLPACAWDVLQQTSRGAVAGRSRGGARSCRCCCKRYVVAANKRRASEEGRQRRPSPPLRQPRGPDPACSASCKAEEEQQQQPGHGSEGPMEGDKEPPARGHQASPRGGDNPFPFPAWEEGSGDENALVIHSQVEEEEHHKCAACGESFPHPLSLLRHQKQQHAGERAFVCPECGRGFTLKHNLIIHQRIHTGEKPFGCGVCGKRFSLKQNLLTHQRVHGSGGGEGAPSCSVCGKTFREQRLLLAHRQKGSCGPPAQEKPGAPSPPRMQTRGRPREEGDAQRPLRVKHQQKPRQNGAAFPCPECGEAFGRRSSLAGHRRTRHQAERPPQGEEGRRHPKEAPASPGRRLHAGDAPFQCLTCGKNFAQKGNLAAHRRSHLGQEALG comes from the exons AGGCGGCCCAGTCCTTCTCCAGCTTGCCAAGGCCACTTGCCCAAGAGCCAAGGATCAGCAGCTCCAGCTCAC CCCTCGAGGCAGCGCAGCAGAGGAAAGCGGCGCGGGGAGGGCAGAGCAGCTCTTGCCAGAAGCCGCCGCGgcttctcctgctgcagctgcaggaagTGGAAAACTCCCCGAGGCTGCGGTTGCagttgctgcctgcctgcctgcctgcctgtgcctgGGATGTCTTGCAACAAACCTCGCGCGGGGCCGTTGCTGGGCGAAGCCGAGGAGGAGCGCGGAGCTGCCGTTGCTGCTGCAAAAGGTACGTCGTTGCAGCAAATAAAAGGCGAGCGAGCGAGGAAGGGAGGCAGCGccggccctcccctcccctccgccaaCCCCGCGGGCCGGATCCTGCCTGCAGTGCCTCGTGCAAAgcggaggaggagcagcagcagcagcccgggCACG GAAGCGAGGGCCCCATGGAGGGAGACAAGGAGCCGCCCGCCCGGGGCCACCAGGCTTCCCCGCGGGGGGGTGACAACCCCTTCCCGTTCCCTGCTTGGGAGGAGGGCTCCGGGGACGAGAACGCCCTGGTCATCCACAgccaggtggaggaggaggagcaccaCAAATGCGCGGCCTGTGGCGAGAGCTTCCCGCACCCGCTGAGCCTCTTGCGCCACCAGAAGCAGCAGCACGCAGGCGAGCGGGCCTTTGTGTGCCCCGAGTGCGGGCGAGGCTTCACCCTCAAGCACAACCTCATCATccaccagaggatccacaccggggagaagcccttcGGATGCGGCGTTTGCGGCAAACGCTTCAGCCTCAAACAGAACCTCCTGACCCACCAGAGGGTGCACGGCAGTGGCGGTGGAGAGGGGGCCCCCTCCTGCTCAGTCTGCGGGAAGACCTTCCGGGAACAGCGCTTGCTCCTCGCCCACCGCCAGAAAGGCAGCTGCGGCCCCCCCGCCCAGGAGAAGCCAGGGGCGCCCTCCCCGCCGCGGATGCAGACCCGGGGGAGGCCCCGCGAGGAGGGTGACGCGCAGAGGCCGCTGCGGGTGAAGCACCAGCAGAAGCCCCGCCAGAACGGGGCGGCCTTCCCCTGCCCGGAGTGCGGAGAGGCCTTCGGCCGCCGGAGCAGCCTGGCCGGCCACCGCAGGACCCGCCACCAGGCCGAGAGGCCGCCGCAGGGCGAGGAGGGCCGCAGGCACCCCAAGGAGGCCCCCGCAAGCCCCGGCCGGAGGCTCCACGCGGGAGACGCCCCCTTCCAGTGCCTCACCTGCGGGAAGAACTTTGCACAGAAGGGCAACCTGGCCGCTCACCGGAGGAGCCACTTGGGGCAGGAGGCCCTCGGCTGA